A genomic segment from Malaclemys terrapin pileata isolate rMalTer1 chromosome 1, rMalTer1.hap1, whole genome shotgun sequence encodes:
- the ING3 gene encoding inhibitor of growth protein 3, with amino-acid sequence MLYLEDYLEMIEQLPMDLRDRFTEMREMDLQVQNAMDQLEQRVNEFFMNAKKNKPEWREEQMTSIKKDYYKALEDADEKVQLANQIYDLVDRHLRKLDQELAKFKMELEADNAGITEILERRSLELDTPSQPVNNHHAHSHTPVEKRKHNPSSHHSTTDHVPEKKFKSEALLSTLTSDASKENTPGCRNSNSSSSSNNAYNANASQPLASYNLGSLSSGSGAGAITMAAAQAVQATAQMKEGRRTSSLKASYEAFKNNDFQLGREFSLSRDSTGYSSSALASTLTQTLSSSTTDSRSGRKSKNNNKSSSQQSSSSSSSSSLSSCSSSSALAQELSQQTAAIPESDSNNQVDWTYDPNEPRYCICNQVSYGEMVGCDNQDCPIEWFHYGCVGLTEAPKGKWYCPQCTAAMKRRGSRHK; translated from the exons ATGCTGTACCTGGAGGACTATCTGGAGA TGATCGAGCAGCTACCCATGGATCTGCGCGACAGGTTCACCGAGATGCGCGAGATGGATCTGCAGGTGCAGA ATGCAATGGATCAACTAGAACAAAGAGTAAATGAATTTTTTATGAatgcaaagaaaaacaaacctgaaTGGAGAGAAGAGCAAATGACGTCAATCAAAAAG GATTACTATAAAGCTTTGGAAGATGCAGATGAGAAAGTACAATTGGCAAATCAGATTTATGACTTG GTAGACCGGCATTTGAGAAAGTTGGACCAAGAACTAGCTAAATTTAAAATGGAACTTGAGGCAGATAATGCTGGGATTACAGAAATACTAGAAAGAC GTTCTCTGGAACTGGATACACCATCACAGCCAGTGAATAACCATCATGCCCATTCACACACTCCAGTAGAGA AAAGAAAGCATAATCCATCTTCTCACCATAGTACAACAGATCATGTTCCCGAAAAGAAGTTTAAATCTGAAGCTCTTTTGTCTACTCTCACTTCAGATGCCTCTAAAGAAAATACACCAG GGTGTCGAAACAGTAATTCATCATCCTCTTCCAACAATGCATACAATGCAAACGCTTCTCAGCCACTGGCATCATATAACCTGGGCTCATTATCTTCAGGATCTGGAGCTGGTGCTATTACCATGGCAGCAGCTCAAGCAGTGCAAGCCACAGCACAG atgaaggaaggaagaagaaCATCCAGCTTAAAAGCCAGCTATGAAGCCTTTAAGAACAATGACTTTCAACTTGGGAGAGAATTTTCATTATCCAGAGACTCAACTGGATATTCATCATCAGCTCTGGCATCTACATTAACACAAACATTAAGTTCATCAACCACAGATTCACGGAGTGGTCGAAAAAGCAA aAACAACAACAAGTCTTCAAGCCagcagtcctcctcctcctcatcatcttcaTCTCTGTCATCGTGTTCTTCGTCGTCTGCTTTAGCACAGGAACTATCTCAGCAAACAGCAGCAATACCAGAGTCTGATTCTAACAACCAAGTTGATTGGACCTATGATCCAAATGAGCCACGTTACTGCATTTGTAATCAG GTGTCCTATGGTGAAATGGTGGGCTGCGATAACCAAGAT